The sequence TCAAATAAGGAATTTACCTGGTGAAAATCATTTTCAAAAGTATCGTGTCGCTAAATCGACACTAGTCATCGGATTAAGGAAAACATTGAAGTTTGATACATCAAAACCTTCTGCTGAATATGCGATTCCTTTGGCTACTGGGTGTATGGGACATTGTCATTATTGTTATTTACAAACGACGATGGGAAGTAAACCATATATCCGGACTTATGTAAATACAGATGAAATTTTTGAGGCTGCACAACAATATATGGAAGAAAGAGCTCCTAATATTACTCGATTTGAAGCATCGTGTACATCTGACATAGTTGGTATAGATCATTTAACACATACGCTAAAAAGAGCAATTGAATTTTTTGGAGCTTCAAATCTTGGTAATCTTCGATTTGTGACAAAGTTTCACCATGTTGACCACCTTTTGGATGCTGCTCATAATGGAAGAACTAGATTTCGTTTCAGTATGAATGCCGATTATGTAATAAAAAACTTTGAACCAGGAACATCTTCCTTTGAAAAGAGAATTGAAGCAGCAGGGAAAGTGGCAAGAGCTGGCTATCCGCTTGGTTTTATTATTGCCCCAATATATGTTCATGATGGATGGGAGGAAGGGTATAAGGATTTGTTTGAAAGGTTGCATCATGAACTACCAGAAGAGGCAAAAAATGATCTAACATTTGAATTAATTCAGCATCGATTTACAAAGCCTGCAAAAAGAGTAATTCAGCAAAACTATCCTATGACTAAGTTAGAGTTAGATGAAAATAAAAGAAGATATAAATGGGGGAAATACGGTATAGGCAAATATATTTACGAAAAAGACCAGGAACATCTGTTAAAAGAAACGTTGACTGAATATATTGCAAGCTTTTTTCCAAATGCAAAATTGGAATACTTTACGTGATATAGTCGACATATTCATCATTCAATTAAAGCCCACTTATTTGAGTGGGCTTTAACTATTATCATTTGTTGTTTATTCACGTGATTGCAGTCTATATATATGAAAGTGATATATACTTCTTTTCCCGCATCTGACTATTTACTATTCAAGTTGTCGTATATTTGGTAACGGTAATGGAATTTTCTCAGAGGATGAAACAAACTAATAAGTTAAGAGGATTGGGAAAATATTTGAAAAAACCCAATATTTGTGAGAAAATACGCAGAGAGAAGTTAACGGATGGTGACAAAGAATTTGTAAGGGGCATATTGATGAAAGTTAGAGGATTCCTATTGAAGTGAGAGGCGACTACTATTCAACATCGATTATTTTATAGCCATTAAAAGGTGAAAAAATGGAGCTAGTTAGTAACAGTGGCAGCGTTCTGTTCGTTTCTATTGAAGCAATTAAGTTGGTAATGTATTCATAAATTATTAGCAAAAAAGCAGTTTAGTAGTAAATTTAGTGAAGGTTAGTTCGATATTATATTTATAGACGGATTTTTATGACCATACATGTAGATTGTAGACATCTTTGTTCCTTCATGAAAAGACAAATAGCTCAAGAGCGTATTATAAAAAAGTAATAAAACTTCCTTAGGAGGAATATAAGGAGGTCAAAAAGTAAAGGAGGATGAAAATGAATCCGTTCATCTATTTACTATTTTTGTATCCTGTTTGTTTATTGATCATTGCATTGGTATTAAAATACATAATGCGAAACGTTTCATCATCTAATGTAATTATTTTAACCTCTATTTTTTTTCTTTCTAATCTATTAATCTTCTATTTGATCAAAAACGGAGCCCACTCCGTTAAATTTTTTCAAGAAGGACTTTCTATTTTTGCCGGATTAAGGTTAAGACAATGGTTCCGAATTCTCCTGATCCCAAATGTTTTTACGTTAGTTTATACCCTTTTACTATGGGTAGGGTTCCAACTACCGCGACTGTTCCAAGATGGTGAACACAAGCAGTGGAGGACATTGATTTAGTATGCCGTTTTTTTGCGTGCATTTATCAAACCATTACAAAAGAAAGACTTCGAAAAAATGACTCTCCTATGTCTCCACCAGTCGTTCATCCCTCCCATTCAATTTTAAGAAGGAATCTATTTATAAATGTAGAATTACTATTAAAATGGTAAAGGCTGGTGGGATGGAGATAGAGTTTAAGTTATAAGTTATCGAATTAAGATTATTCCTGTATAGAAAAATTTCAATTTTCAATTAATAGGACGTTTAAATAATGACAGATAGGAGCTTATAATGCAAAAATTCAAGAAAATCTTTCAAAATACTGCGTTTGTTAAATTGTTCTTTGCGAATATTACCTCACAGTTGGGGAGTATCATTGGGTTAACTGCTTTTACATTTTATTTACTTGACCGTTTTTCAGAGCAACCGATGTATGCAACACTGACAGAATTAATGTTTTCACTTCCGACTCTCTTCCTCTTTTTTCTTGTAGGAGTTGTAGCTGACAGGCTTGATCGTCAAAAAGTGGCTTATTACTGTGATGTAATTGCTGCTCTATTATCAATTATTCTACTTGGGGCAATTTATATAGGTTGGATGCCACTTGTTTTTGCAGTACTTTTCACCCGTAGTGGATTTCAAAAGTTTTTCTTCCCAGCAGAGCAAGGCTTAATTCAAGGAACGTTATCGAAAGAAGACTACGGAACCGCGGCTGGGTTAAATCAAATGATCGGCAGCATGTTTAATTTATTTGGTACGGGTTTAGGTGTACTAGTCTATTGGGGCATAGGAGTTTATGGTGCTGTTATCATTGATGCCATTTCCTTTATTTTGTCTGGTATCCTAATTAAGATGGGTACCTATTCTAAAAAAGCAAAATCTCCTAACGGAGAGCATTCTTTAAGGGAATTAAATTTGAAGTTTGTATTAACGGATTTTAAAGATGGGTTGCTTTACATATTGCGTCATAAGTTACTCATGGTACTTATCGGAGGATTTGTTGTACTTGGAGTCGTAAATGGTGGCTTGACTGTTATGCCAATCTTTATTTTAAAGTACAAACTAGCACCTAGTTCATATGAAGAATTTGCCATTATCTTTGGAATCGTAATTGGTGCAGGAATGTTAATAGGTAGTGTAATGGCTGCTAATATTGTGCAAAAAATGAAGTTTTATCATTTAATTGTATTTGGCTTAGTTCTTGGTGGAAGTTCCGTTATTTTTTCATCAGTTGTAACGACAGTGTGGCTGTTCTTTAGTATCATGTTTGTTTTAGCACTGGGTATCCCGTTTATTAATGTAGCCATAGGTGGTTGGTTACCAGCTATTATTGATCCAAAAATGATGGGGAGGGTTCAAGGGTGGATAAGCCCATTAATGATGTTAGCTCATTCTGTCACACTAGGATTTATAGCCATTATGTATCCCACATATATGTCGATCGAAATGTTATATTGGATAGTAGGGGCAATGTTACTGTTTGTCGGCATGTTTTATTTCATTGTTCTACCACGCATTAGTGAACAAAAGGAGAACCAAGATTCAACACTATCCACTAGTGTATAAAAAATCACGTTTCAATGTTTCTATATTAATAAACTACTCGCTAAATAATTAATATCGTAATATATATATAATTTTCAAATTATTCATTGACAATGATTTACTTCGGTGGTAATCTTAAGGAAGATTTTAAACAAGGAAGGAGAATTCGTGATGAAAAAGTTAATCATAGTGAAAGCTCAATTTGATCAATTGCATAATCACGAAATCTGCCCTTACTTTTTTTATTAGTTTCTTTATTTCTAATGAATTAAATATACGTGCACAGATTTCGTTGTAAATCTGTGCTTTTATTTTGACATGCTGTCATGCACAGCATGTCTTTTTTTTGTAGAAATAACGTGAAACGAGATGATTATGCTTTATTTGTGTCTCGTAACGAGAGATGTCAATTAATAAAGTGTATGAATGATAAAACGCAATGGATAGAGAACACTTTATTGGAGTTTACAGGGAATCCTGTTTCTCATAGAAAAAATAATGTATTGGAGGAATGAATGAAAATGAACAAAACAGTGAGAAAAGAAAAAATGATTGTACTTGATCTTGATGATGGTTAGTGAGTAGACAACAGGAGTGGAAAGGTGTGATGAAGAATGTTTAGTATTTTTACGAAATTAGCGTGGTTTTTTAAGGAGAATTGGAAGAGGTATAGCGTGGCAATCTTTTTCTTAATTCTTGTAGGTATTTTAGAAGTGCTTCCACCAAGAATTATAGGGATGGCCATTGATGATATTTTTATAGGTGCCTTAACGTCAACGCAATTAACGAAGTATTTACTATACTTAGTCGTTATAACGATGGCAACATATGCTCTTACGTATATTTGGATGTATCAATTATTTGGTGGTTCTCATTTACTTGAAAAGAAGGTCCGGTCAAGATTAATGAGTCATTTATTAAGAATGACTCCTACATTTTACGAGAAGAACCGAACTGGTGACCTAATGGCAAGAGCTACGAACGATTTGCAAGCGATATCGACTACAGCAGGGTTTGGTGTACTTACTTTGGTCGATTCAAGTATTTATATGATTACGATATTAATTACAATGATTGTCTTTGTAAGCTGGGAGTTGACGTTAGTATCCATTCTTCCGCTTCCTATAATGGCGATTCTAATACAAATATATGGAAAGAAGATTCATGCTCGTTTTACAAGTGCGCAAGATGCCTTTGGTGATATGAATGACCGAGTACTTGAATCAGTTGCAGGAGTAAGAGTCATTAGGGCATATGTCCAAGAACGAGCGGATGAAAAGCAGTTTTCTGACATGACCGAAGATGTTTATAACAAGAATATTGAAGTTGCAAAAATCGATTCATTATTTGAACCAACGATTAAAATTCTTGTTGGGCTAAGCTATTTAATAGGGTTAGGCTATGGTGCTTATCTTGTGTTCCATCAAAGCCTTACTTTAGGAGAGCTTGTTTCGTTTAACGTTTACCTTGGCATGTTAATCTGGCCAATGTTTGCGATTGGAGAGTTAATTAACGTTATGCAAAGGGGAAATGCTTCACTTGATCGTGTTCAGGACACACTTTCATATGAAGAGGATGTGAAAAATCCAGTTAATCCCCTTAATGTAAATAATCCATCAACTATCCAATTTAATCATGTAACATTTCAATATCCTTCCTCGAAAGTTCCTAACTTATCAAGTGTTAACGTCCAATTGAAAAAGGGGGAGACACTAGGAATCGTTGGGAAAACAGGAAGTGGAAAAACAACGTTTATAAAACAGTTATTAAGAGAATATCCAGTTGGTGATGGATTATTGTCAGTTGGAGACGTTCCGATTAATCAACAGTTAAAAGCGAAAACACGTGAATGGATTGGTTACGTTCCACAAGATCATGTTTTATTCTCAAGATCCGTTCGAGATAATATTTTATTTGGTTCTGAGGAGAAAACTGATAAGGATTTACAAAAGGCCATTGACTTAGCTGTATTTAGCAAAGATTTAGAGCGATTGCCAGAGAAACTAGAAACACTCGTTGGTGAAAAAGGTGTGGCTTTGTCTGGAGGTCAAAAGCAGCGTATTTCCATAGCGAGAGCATTAATAAAAAATCCAGAAATTCTCATTTTGGACGATTCTCTTTCTGCTGTAGATGCGAAAACAGAAGCAGAAATTATTGAAAATATACGTCATGAAAGAAGCGATAAAACAACCATTATAACAACCCATCGTTTATCGGCTGTTCAACATGCCGATTGGATTATTGTTCTTGATGATGGATGCGTTTCAGAAGAAGGAACGCATAAGGAATTATTACAAAAGGACGGCTGGTATAAAGAGCAGTGGGTCAGACAACAAATTGAAGAAACCACCTTAGAGGAGGTGTCAAGATGAAGGTAGGAAAGCGATTATTTGAATATGCATTACTATACAAAAAAACGATTATTATCGCACTTATCATGCTAACACTTTCTGTAGCTGCGGAGTTAACGGGTCCATTTA is a genomic window of Bacillus spongiae containing:
- the splB gene encoding spore photoproduct lyase → MKVMKPFMPQLVYFEPKSLEYPLGKMLKDKFEKLGVEIRETTSHNQIRNLPGENHFQKYRVAKSTLVIGLRKTLKFDTSKPSAEYAIPLATGCMGHCHYCYLQTTMGSKPYIRTYVNTDEIFEAAQQYMEERAPNITRFEASCTSDIVGIDHLTHTLKRAIEFFGASNLGNLRFVTKFHHVDHLLDAAHNGRTRFRFSMNADYVIKNFEPGTSSFEKRIEAAGKVARAGYPLGFIIAPIYVHDGWEEGYKDLFERLHHELPEEAKNDLTFELIQHRFTKPAKRVIQQNYPMTKLELDENKRRYKWGKYGIGKYIYEKDQEHLLKETLTEYIASFFPNAKLEYFT
- a CDS encoding MFS transporter, producing MQKFKKIFQNTAFVKLFFANITSQLGSIIGLTAFTFYLLDRFSEQPMYATLTELMFSLPTLFLFFLVGVVADRLDRQKVAYYCDVIAALLSIILLGAIYIGWMPLVFAVLFTRSGFQKFFFPAEQGLIQGTLSKEDYGTAAGLNQMIGSMFNLFGTGLGVLVYWGIGVYGAVIIDAISFILSGILIKMGTYSKKAKSPNGEHSLRELNLKFVLTDFKDGLLYILRHKLLMVLIGGFVVLGVVNGGLTVMPIFILKYKLAPSSYEEFAIIFGIVIGAGMLIGSVMAANIVQKMKFYHLIVFGLVLGGSSVIFSSVVTTVWLFFSIMFVLALGIPFINVAIGGWLPAIIDPKMMGRVQGWISPLMMLAHSVTLGFIAIMYPTYMSIEMLYWIVGAMLLFVGMFYFIVLPRISEQKENQDSTLSTSV
- a CDS encoding ABC transporter ATP-binding protein, with translation MFSIFTKLAWFFKENWKRYSVAIFFLILVGILEVLPPRIIGMAIDDIFIGALTSTQLTKYLLYLVVITMATYALTYIWMYQLFGGSHLLEKKVRSRLMSHLLRMTPTFYEKNRTGDLMARATNDLQAISTTAGFGVLTLVDSSIYMITILITMIVFVSWELTLVSILPLPIMAILIQIYGKKIHARFTSAQDAFGDMNDRVLESVAGVRVIRAYVQERADEKQFSDMTEDVYNKNIEVAKIDSLFEPTIKILVGLSYLIGLGYGAYLVFHQSLTLGELVSFNVYLGMLIWPMFAIGELINVMQRGNASLDRVQDTLSYEEDVKNPVNPLNVNNPSTIQFNHVTFQYPSSKVPNLSSVNVQLKKGETLGIVGKTGSGKTTFIKQLLREYPVGDGLLSVGDVPINQQLKAKTREWIGYVPQDHVLFSRSVRDNILFGSEEKTDKDLQKAIDLAVFSKDLERLPEKLETLVGEKGVALSGGQKQRISIARALIKNPEILILDDSLSAVDAKTEAEIIENIRHERSDKTTIITTHRLSAVQHADWIIVLDDGCVSEEGTHKELLQKDGWYKEQWVRQQIEETTLEEVSR